The Halanaerobium praevalens DSM 2228 genome contains a region encoding:
- the gnpA gene encoding 1,3-beta-galactosyl-N-acetylhexosamine phosphorylase: MKAMKNGRVTIPTDLDMIEETKEIIDQWGADAVRDCDGTEMPDQFKNYPVKVYSNYYTTRKDNNWANKNPDEVQQVYLMTDFYTAMDDQLKIPIMKDLYKEQLKPNTINDIKRWWEVINRTTGEVVPVEAWDYNKKSQEIILRNPKKYHSYTVSFLAFIIWDPVHMYNYITNDWEDVEHQMTYDVRQPKTKAYTLKKLKKWMVENPETDVVRFTTFFHQFTLIFNEQRKEKFVDWFGYSASVSPYILKQFEKEVGYKFRPEYIIDQGYHNSTFRVPSKEFRDFQDFQQREVAKLVKKFVDICHENNKEAMMFLGDHWIGTEPYGKYFKDIGLDAVVGSVGNGTTLRLISDISGVKYTEGRFLPYFFPDVFNKKGNPIKEAKENWVTARRAILRSPVDRIGYGGYLKLALEFPEFVDYIESVCNEFRILSENIDGKKPYSHFTVGILNAWGKLRSWGTHMVAHAINYKQTYSYNGILESLSGMPFDVKFISFDDISENSDILKDCSVIINVGDAYTAFSGGKNWLNPLITSAVREYVAEGGGFIGVGEPTAYQNQGRYFNLADVLGVDKEIGFSLSSNKYNWSENEHFILKDNSSELDFGEGKKNIYADLETKVLKTSGKDVQLAVNEFGKGKSVYISGLPYSLENSRILYRAIFWAAGKDNEIKKWYSKNYNLEVNYYPASNKYCVVNNTYVKQETIIYDGTGKSFDLIVEPNDILWFDEE, translated from the coding sequence ATGAAAGCGATGAAAAATGGAAGAGTAACAATTCCAACTGATTTAGATATGATAGAAGAAACAAAAGAAATTATAGATCAGTGGGGAGCAGATGCAGTAAGAGACTGTGATGGTACTGAAATGCCAGATCAATTTAAAAATTATCCAGTTAAAGTATATTCAAATTATTATACAACTAGAAAAGATAACAATTGGGCAAATAAAAATCCAGATGAAGTACAGCAAGTTTATTTAATGACTGATTTTTATACTGCAATGGATGATCAACTCAAGATACCAATTATGAAAGATTTATATAAAGAACAATTAAAACCAAATACTATTAATGATATAAAAAGATGGTGGGAAGTAATTAATAGAACAACAGGTGAGGTAGTGCCTGTTGAAGCATGGGATTATAATAAAAAATCACAGGAGATTATACTTCGTAATCCTAAAAAATATCATAGTTATACAGTTAGTTTTCTCGCTTTTATAATTTGGGATCCTGTACATATGTATAATTATATTACAAATGATTGGGAAGATGTAGAACATCAAATGACTTATGACGTAAGGCAGCCTAAAACTAAAGCTTATACTCTAAAAAAATTAAAGAAATGGATGGTTGAAAATCCTGAAACAGACGTTGTTAGATTCACAACTTTTTTTCATCAATTCACATTAATTTTTAATGAGCAGAGAAAAGAAAAGTTTGTAGATTGGTTTGGCTATAGTGCTAGTGTTAGCCCTTATATTTTAAAACAGTTTGAAAAAGAAGTTGGTTATAAATTTAGACCTGAATATATAATTGATCAGGGATATCATAATAGTACCTTTAGAGTGCCTTCTAAAGAGTTTAGAGATTTTCAAGATTTTCAACAAAGAGAAGTGGCAAAATTAGTTAAAAAATTTGTTGATATTTGTCATGAAAATAATAAAGAAGCAATGATGTTTTTAGGAGATCATTGGATTGGAACTGAACCATATGGTAAATACTTTAAAGATATAGGATTAGATGCAGTAGTGGGTTCTGTGGGTAATGGTACAACACTCCGCTTAATTTCAGATATTTCTGGTGTTAAATATACAGAAGGTCGTTTTCTACCCTATTTTTTTCCAGATGTATTTAATAAAAAGGGAAATCCAATTAAAGAAGCAAAAGAAAATTGGGTGACTGCAAGAAGAGCTATTTTGCGAAGTCCTGTAGATCGTATTGGTTATGGTGGTTATTTAAAATTAGCTTTAGAATTTCCTGAATTTGTGGATTATATAGAAAGTGTATGTAATGAGTTTCGAATTTTATCTGAAAATATTGATGGAAAAAAGCCATATAGTCATTTTACAGTTGGAATTTTAAATGCTTGGGGAAAATTACGTTCTTGGGGAACTCACATGGTTGCTCATGCTATTAATTATAAACAGACTTATTCTTATAATGGCATACTTGAGTCTTTAAGTGGAATGCCTTTTGATGTTAAATTTATTAGTTTTGATGATATTAGTGAAAATTCTGATATTCTAAAAGATTGTAGTGTCATAATAAATGTGGGAGATGCCTATACTGCTTTTAGTGGTGGAAAAAATTGGTTAAATCCTTTAATAACTTCTGCAGTGAGAGAATATGTAGCTGAAGGAGGAGGATTTATTGGAGTAGGAGAGCCAACAGCTTATCAAAATCAGGGAAGGTATTTTAATCTTGCTGATGTTTTAGGAGTAGATAAAGAAATAGGCTTTAGCTTATCAAGTAATAAATATAACTGGTCTGAGAATGAACACTTTATTTTAAAAGATAATAGTTCTGAATTAGACTTTGGTGAAGGAAAGAAGAATATTTATGCAGATTTAGAAACTAAGGTATTAAAGACATCAGGAAAAGATGTACAATTAGCAGTTAATGAATTTGGTAAAGGAAAAAGTGTTTATATTAGTGGATTGCCATATTCATTAGAAAATTCGAGAATATTATATCGTGCTATTTTTTGGGCTGCTGGTAAAGATAATGAAATAAAAAAGTGGTATAGTAAAAATTATAATCTTGAAGTTAACTACTACCCAGCTTCAAATAAATATTGTGTAGTTAATAATACTTATGTAAAACAAGAGACAATTATTTATGATGGTACTGGTAAATCATTTGATTTAATTGTTGAGCCTAATGATATATTGTGGTTTGACGAAGAATAA
- a CDS encoding Gfo/Idh/MocA family protein — protein sequence MKKVGLAVVGVNNFAKFYLDKIKELEEEGEIKLTAVVIEDQIKNADQLRNLRSQGITVYNSYQKLLKESKQFVDIVCLPVSIPTHSNMAISGMKAGYNILLEKPPTPTVQELDAIIKTEKETGRFCSIGFQFIHSYTIRKIKQFILDGKLGNIKEIATKGFWPRFKSYYDRNDWAGKSLYMGQLVLDGPMQNAFAHYLNNMIYITGPDMNSSASLKKIRSELYRAHSYIEADDTSCMQLETANGTNIYFYVTHSPEKLRHPYMEIVGEKGEIKWTMENEKTVIKLNNEKVIKFDNNNIDPYKEEFRIVAKKQLGKIDNLYCTPENTRNFVVAINGAYDSAKKIKAIPKDLINEFINDDNEYQTILTGIDKLFDQAFAERKLLSELDIDWAVRTEWINIEEYSCFNPFN from the coding sequence ATGAAAAAAGTTGGTTTAGCTGTAGTTGGAGTAAATAACTTTGCAAAATTTTATTTGGATAAAATAAAAGAACTTGAAGAAGAGGGAGAAATTAAATTAACAGCTGTAGTAATAGAAGATCAAATCAAAAATGCTGATCAATTGAGAAATTTAAGAAGTCAAGGAATAACTGTTTATAATTCTTATCAAAAATTATTAAAAGAATCAAAACAGTTTGTTGATATTGTTTGTTTGCCTGTTTCAATTCCTACTCATTCAAATATGGCAATTAGTGGTATGAAAGCAGGATATAATATTCTTTTGGAAAAACCACCGACCCCTACAGTTCAAGAACTGGATGCAATAATTAAAACTGAAAAAGAAACGGGGAGATTTTGTTCAATAGGATTTCAGTTTATTCACTCTTATACTATTAGAAAGATTAAGCAGTTTATTTTAGATGGTAAATTAGGAAATATAAAAGAAATAGCAACTAAAGGATTTTGGCCAAGATTTAAATCCTATTATGATCGTAATGATTGGGCAGGAAAAAGTTTATATATGGGGCAACTTGTTTTAGATGGTCCAATGCAGAATGCTTTTGCTCATTATTTAAATAATATGATTTATATTACAGGACCAGATATGAATAGTTCTGCCTCATTGAAAAAAATTAGATCAGAATTATATAGAGCTCATTCTTATATAGAAGCTGATGATACTTCTTGTATGCAATTAGAAACAGCTAATGGGACTAATATCTATTTTTATGTTACTCATTCTCCAGAAAAGTTGAGACATCCTTATATGGAAATAGTTGGAGAAAAAGGTGAAATAAAATGGACCATGGAAAATGAAAAGACAGTTATTAAATTAAATAATGAAAAAGTAATTAAATTTGATAATAATAATATTGATCCATATAAAGAAGAATTTAGAATTGTAGCTAAAAAACAACTTGGTAAAATTGATAATTTATATTGTACTCCAGAAAATACAAGAAATTTTGTAGTAGCAATTAATGGAGCTTATGATTCTGCAAAAAAAATTAAAGCTATTCCAAAAGATTTAATAAATGAATTTATTAATGATGATAATGAATATCAGACAATATTAACTGGTATTGATAAATTATTTGATCAGGCTTTTGCAGAAAGAAAATTATTATCTGAACTAGATATTGACTGGGCAGTAAGAACAGAATGGATCAATATAGAGGAGTATTCTTGTTTTAATCCATTTAATTAA
- a CDS encoding oxidoreductase encodes MKNDMFNYSSLAELKAEFSGFDLNIPLLKNTDILKNQIKLQNLIIPNRIAIHPMEGADATLDGSPSALTRRRYQRFAAGGAGLIWFEAMAINKSGRANKNQLYLKEANLNEFKELINLIKNISKIDPYTVAQLSHSGRFGDNNIIVFKDKDLDPISISEKDYHQITDLELDYLQLDYLKAAELAARSGFDAVDIKSCHRYLLSSILAAKNRKGKYGGSYENRTRFLKETIKKIKDNINIDITVRLNIYDALPGGWATDQKGNPQLEECKKLLKELEELDVKIINITASTPYLKPHINRPYDRGSYIPPESPLQGVQRLLKLTKFAKDNLKKAIVIGTGFSWLRQYGANIAAGMIQSDWTDLAGFGRQAFAYPNFANDIFKKNEMDKNKVCISCSKCAELKAAKKKAGCVIRDSNIYLPLYQEINLKNKKE; translated from the coding sequence ATGAAAAATGATATGTTTAACTATAGTTCTTTAGCAGAGTTGAAAGCAGAGTTTTCTGGTTTTGATTTAAATATTCCTTTATTAAAAAATACAGATATATTAAAAAATCAAATTAAGCTTCAAAATTTAATTATTCCAAATCGCATTGCTATTCATCCTATGGAGGGAGCAGATGCTACTTTAGATGGCTCTCCTTCTGCTTTGACAAGAAGAAGATATCAACGTTTTGCAGCTGGTGGTGCAGGCTTGATTTGGTTTGAAGCAATGGCTATTAATAAAAGTGGTAGAGCAAATAAAAATCAATTGTATTTAAAAGAAGCAAACTTAAATGAATTTAAAGAACTTATTAATTTAATTAAAAATATATCGAAGATTGATCCTTATACAGTAGCTCAGCTGAGTCATTCTGGTCGCTTTGGTGATAATAATATAATTGTATTTAAAGATAAGGATCTTGATCCTATTTCAATATCAGAAAAAGATTATCACCAAATAACTGATTTAGAACTTGATTATTTACAGCTTGATTATTTAAAAGCAGCTGAATTGGCAGCTAGATCAGGATTTGATGCAGTCGATATTAAAAGTTGCCATCGTTATTTACTCTCATCTATACTAGCTGCCAAGAATAGAAAAGGTAAATACGGTGGTAGTTATGAAAATAGGACTCGTTTTTTGAAAGAAACAATAAAAAAAATTAAAGATAATATTAATATTGATATAACAGTTCGTTTAAATATTTATGATGCCTTACCTGGAGGATGGGCTACAGATCAAAAAGGTAATCCACAATTAGAAGAATGTAAAAAATTACTTAAAGAATTAGAGGAGCTTGATGTTAAAATTATTAATATCACAGCGAGTACTCCATATTTAAAACCACATATAAATAGGCCATATGATCGCGGTTCATATATTCCTCCAGAATCACCTTTACAGGGAGTTCAAAGATTATTGAAGCTAACTAAATTTGCTAAAGATAACTTAAAAAAAGCAATTGTAATAGGAACTGGTTTTAGTTGGCTTCGCCAATATGGGGCTAATATTGCTGCAGGTATGATTCAATCTGATTGGACAGATTTAGCAGGTTTTGGTAGGCAAGCTTTTGCTTATCCAAATTTTGCGAATGATATTTTCAAAAAAAATGAAATGGATAAAAATAAAGTATGTATTAGTTGTAGTAAGTGTGCTGAATTAAAAGCAGCTAAAAAAAAGGCTGGTTGTGTAATTAGAGATTCAAATATCTATTTACCTTTATATCAAGAAATTAATTTAAAAAATAAAAAGGAGTAA
- a CDS encoding sugar phosphate isomerase/epimerase family protein has product MKLSYSTLACPEWNFDKIIKFAKINFYDGVELRICESQINANLDPRKVKRIKNKFFINKLEIACLSAYTNFNNPDYNTRKENILKLKEIIDLASALGAKYVRTFGSNTNNDIKKSKIIFWIQEAFKELDRYADKKNVKILLETHDDLSTGYDVHKIFKNKEFDNCGVLWDIAHSIRAGEDILTTLEYLKDYIYHIHIKDWIKLNEEKDYYVLLGAGVLPVEKLLLELKKIKYNGYLSLEWEKIWIPEIEESDIAIMQYSKKMNYYFQKLNL; this is encoded by the coding sequence TTGAAATTATCATATAGTACTTTAGCATGTCCAGAATGGAATTTTGATAAAATCATAAAATTTGCTAAAATCAATTTTTATGATGGTGTAGAATTAAGAATATGTGAATCACAAATAAATGCAAATTTAGATCCACGAAAAGTAAAAAGGATAAAAAATAAATTTTTCATTAATAAATTAGAAATAGCATGTCTTTCAGCATATACTAATTTTAATAATCCAGATTATAATACTAGAAAAGAAAATATTTTGAAATTAAAAGAAATAATTGATTTAGCTTCCGCTTTAGGAGCAAAATATGTACGTACATTTGGTTCAAATACTAATAATGATATTAAAAAAAGTAAAATAATTTTTTGGATTCAAGAAGCTTTTAAAGAGCTTGATAGATATGCAGATAAAAAAAATGTTAAAATATTATTAGAGACTCATGATGACCTTAGTACAGGCTACGATGTTCATAAAATATTTAAAAATAAAGAATTTGATAATTGTGGAGTTCTTTGGGATATTGCACATTCTATTAGAGCTGGGGAAGATATTTTAACTACTTTAGAATATTTAAAAGATTATATATATCATATACACATTAAGGATTGGATAAAATTAAATGAAGAAAAAGATTATTATGTGTTATTAGGAGCGGGTGTATTGCCAGTAGAAAAATTATTATTAGAATTAAAGAAAATTAAGTATAATGGGTATCTATCTTTAGAATGGGAAAAAATATGGATTCCAGAAATTGAAGAGTCAGATATTGCTATAATGCAATATTCCAAAAAAATGAATTATTATTTTCAAAAGCTTAACCTTTAA
- a CDS encoding FAD-dependent oxidoreductase, whose amino-acid sequence MEKNKIKINCKQIEVYSLNTVIVGSGAAGLNAADRLYNFGQKDIAVITEGLKMGTSRNTGSDKQTYYKLSLSSKNKDSTYEMAETLFSGGAVDGDIALVESALSTFSFYHLVDIGVPFPHNQFGEYIGYKTDHAPKKRATSAGPLTSYYMTEKLEKEVQNKSIKIFDNYQVIAILTDKSQKKAIGLLTLNKNQLNNKEKLYTIFNTTNIIYATGGPAGMYAASVYPSSQTGASGLAFEVGVKGKNLTEWQYGIASTKFRWNLSGSYQQVLPTYISTDQKGNDRKEFLNDYFSNPKKMFISIFKKGYEWPFDPRKVKNQGSSLIDIIVYYETIIKGRRVWLDYRQNSKLISDCGKLNISLLGKEVKKYLKNSEALFGNPIERLKKMNKPAIDLYANNGINLKNEMLEIAVCAQHNNGGLAANIWWESNLKHFFPVGEVNGSHGVYRPGGSALNAGQVGSTRAAQFIANCYRENPLDLKHFKRMITMQVKRKIDLGDTFLDSINKNNYKFSSSVIEIRKKIGQRMSKAAAHIRSKNSIQSALEKTKFDFENLTKTCFLNSIRDLSLAFQNYDLLFTQLVYLKAIKNYIDLGGKSRGSYLIKTEKENIFTNNLIENLDFDLEKNFLSEKIQLIQYKNNKFNINWRHVRPIPDNDYWFEKIWNKYRKNKIIK is encoded by the coding sequence ATTGAAAAAAATAAAATAAAAATCAATTGTAAACAAATTGAAGTATATTCTTTAAACACAGTTATAGTAGGTTCTGGTGCGGCTGGATTAAATGCAGCAGATAGATTATATAATTTTGGTCAAAAAGATATAGCAGTTATTACTGAAGGTCTTAAAATGGGAACTTCTCGTAATACAGGTTCAGATAAACAGACTTATTATAAACTGAGTTTAAGTAGCAAAAATAAAGATTCAACTTATGAAATGGCTGAAACATTATTTTCAGGTGGAGCTGTAGATGGAGATATTGCTTTAGTTGAATCTGCTTTATCGACGTTTTCATTTTATCATCTTGTTGATATTGGGGTGCCTTTCCCTCATAACCAGTTTGGAGAATATATTGGTTATAAAACTGATCATGCACCTAAAAAAAGGGCAACTTCTGCTGGCCCATTAACTTCTTATTATATGACTGAAAAATTAGAAAAAGAAGTTCAAAACAAAAGTATTAAAATTTTTGATAATTATCAAGTAATAGCAATTTTAACGGATAAATCACAAAAAAAAGCTATTGGTTTATTAACTTTAAATAAAAACCAATTAAATAACAAAGAAAAATTATATACAATTTTTAATACTACAAATATTATTTATGCTACTGGTGGTCCAGCTGGAATGTATGCTGCTTCAGTTTATCCTAGTAGTCAAACAGGAGCATCAGGACTGGCTTTTGAAGTAGGTGTGAAAGGTAAAAATTTAACTGAGTGGCAATATGGTATTGCGTCAACTAAATTTAGATGGAATTTATCTGGATCTTATCAACAAGTTTTACCAACTTATATTTCTACAGATCAAAAAGGGAATGATAGAAAAGAATTTTTAAATGATTACTTTAGTAATCCAAAAAAAATGTTTATTTCTATTTTTAAAAAAGGCTATGAGTGGCCTTTTGATCCTCGTAAAGTTAAAAATCAAGGTTCCTCTTTAATAGATATTATAGTTTATTATGAAACTATAATTAAAGGAAGAAGAGTTTGGCTTGATTATCGTCAAAATTCAAAGTTAATATCTGATTGTGGAAAACTAAATATTTCTTTATTAGGTAAGGAAGTAAAAAAATATCTTAAAAATTCTGAAGCGTTATTTGGAAACCCAATTGAAAGACTAAAAAAGATGAATAAACCAGCAATTGATTTATATGCTAATAATGGTATAAATTTAAAAAATGAAATGCTTGAAATAGCAGTTTGTGCTCAACATAATAATGGTGGTCTTGCAGCTAATATTTGGTGGGAAAGCAATTTGAAACATTTTTTTCCAGTGGGAGAAGTTAATGGCAGTCATGGTGTTTATCGACCTGGAGGTTCTGCCTTAAACGCTGGTCAAGTTGGAAGTACAAGAGCTGCTCAATTTATAGCTAATTGTTATAGAGAAAATCCATTGGATTTAAAACATTTTAAAAGAATGATAACAATGCAGGTTAAAAGAAAAATAGATCTTGGAGATACATTTTTAGATTCAATTAATAAAAATAATTATAAATTTAGTTCTAGTGTAATAGAGATTAGAAAAAAAATTGGACAAAGAATGAGTAAAGCTGCAGCTCATATTCGTTCTAAAAATAGTATTCAATCTGCTTTAGAGAAAACAAAATTTGATTTTGAAAATTTAACTAAGACATGTTTTTTAAATTCAATTAGAGATTTAAGTTTAGCTTTTCAAAATTATGATTTGCTTTTCACACAATTAGTATATTTAAAGGCAATAAAAAATTATATAGATTTAGGAGGGAAAAGTAGAGGTTCTTATCTAATTAAAACAGAAAAAGAAAATATTTTTACTAATAACTTAATTGAAAATTTAGATTTTGATTTAGAAAAAAATTTTTTAAGTGAAAAAATACAATTAATTCAATATAAAAATAATAAATTTAATATTAATTGGCGTCATGTAAGACCAATTCCAGATAATGATTATTGGTTTGAAAAAATTTGGAATAAATATCGTAAAAATAAAATCATAAAATAA
- a CDS encoding bifunctional 2-keto-4-hydroxyglutarate aldolase/2-keto-3-deoxy-6-phosphogluconate aldolase: protein MIKTNSLKKIEKKGIIAVIRAENQEEALKITEAVKEGGIEAIEITMTVPGAVSLIKNLTNEYSKDDILIGAGSVLDAETARTCILAGAEYIVSPSLDKETIAMCNRYQKAVIPGAMSVTEIVEAMKNGADIIKIFPATLFGPKIIKAVKGPLPQAPLIPTGGVSLDNVKEWIRAGSFAVGVGSSLSKGAKNGNYAQITENAKEFISLIKEARAEMA from the coding sequence ATGATTAAAACTAATAGTTTAAAAAAAATTGAGAAAAAAGGAATTATTGCTGTTATTAGGGCAGAAAATCAAGAAGAAGCATTAAAAATTACTGAAGCTGTAAAAGAAGGTGGAATTGAAGCAATTGAAATCACAATGACTGTTCCTGGTGCGGTAAGTCTAATTAAGAATTTAACTAATGAATATAGTAAGGATGATATATTAATTGGAGCAGGATCTGTGTTAGATGCCGAGACTGCTCGTACTTGTATATTAGCTGGTGCAGAATATATTGTTTCTCCTTCATTAGATAAAGAAACAATTGCTATGTGTAACCGTTATCAAAAAGCTGTTATACCTGGTGCAATGAGTGTTACTGAAATAGTTGAAGCCATGAAAAATGGTGCAGATATTATTAAAATTTTTCCTGCAACATTATTTGGACCTAAAATTATTAAAGCAGTGAAAGGACCTTTACCTCAAGCACCTTTAATTCCTACTGGAGGAGTTAGTTTAGATAATGTTAAAGAATGGATTAGAGCAGGGAGTTTCGCGGTTGGTGTAGGTAGCTCTCTGAGTAAAGGTGCTAAAAATGGAAATTATGCTCAAATAACAGAAAATGCTAAAGAATTTATTAGTTTGATTAAAGAGGCCAGAGCAGAAATGGCTTAA
- a CDS encoding sugar kinase, which yields MSKKVVTFGEIMLRLTPPDHKRFIQADTFNVIYGGGEANTAVSLANYGLDARFVTKLPDNPIGQAALNEIRHFGVDTDYIARGGDRLGIYYCENGASQRPSNVVYDRAYSAIAEAESADFDWEDIFADVDWFHYTGITPALSEQMSNVTLEAVKAAKKYGVKVSCDLNFRAKLWSKERAGQVMDGLMEYTDVVIANEEDAEMVFDIKSGSDITGGDLNIEGYKNVAKQLIDRFDLDLVGSHLRISHSASNNGWLVILFDGENFVQSTKYEITIIDRVGGGDSFAGGLIYSLVTGKGLQEAAEFGAAASALKQSIPGDFNHVNIKEVENLANGNISGRVKR from the coding sequence ATGTCTAAAAAAGTTGTTACATTTGGAGAGATTATGCTGCGTTTAACCCCACCTGATCATAAGCGTTTTATTCAGGCTGACACTTTTAATGTTATTTATGGTGGAGGAGAAGCAAATACGGCTGTATCTTTAGCTAATTATGGTCTGGATGCTCGTTTTGTAACTAAATTACCTGACAATCCGATCGGTCAGGCTGCTTTAAATGAAATTCGTCATTTTGGTGTGGATACTGATTACATTGCTCGAGGTGGAGACCGTTTAGGAATCTATTACTGTGAGAATGGTGCAAGTCAGAGACCATCTAATGTAGTTTATGATAGAGCTTATTCTGCGATTGCTGAAGCTGAGAGTGCAGATTTTGACTGGGAAGATATTTTTGCTGATGTAGACTGGTTCCACTATACTGGAATCACTCCTGCTTTAAGTGAGCAGATGTCAAATGTTACTTTAGAAGCTGTTAAAGCTGCTAAAAAGTACGGAGTAAAAGTGAGCTGTGACTTAAACTTCCGCGCTAAGCTCTGGAGTAAAGAAAGAGCTGGCCAGGTAATGGATGGTTTAATGGAATATACTGATGTTGTAATTGCTAATGAAGAAGATGCCGAAATGGTATTTGATATTAAGAGTGGTTCTGATATTACTGGTGGTGACTTAAATATTGAAGGTTACAAAAATGTTGCCAAGCAGTTAATTGATCGCTTTGATCTAGACTTAGTAGGAAGTCACTTAAGAATCAGCCACAGTGCTTCTAATAATGGCTGGTTAGTTATTCTTTTTGATGGAGAGAACTTTGTTCAGTCAACTAAATATGAGATTACAATTATTGATCGTGTTGGTGGAGGAGATTCTTTTGCTGGGGGCTTAATTTATTCTCTAGTGACCGGTAAAGGACTTCAAGAAGCTGCTGAGTTTGGTGCTGCTGCTTCTGCTTTAAAGCAGTCAATCCCTGGTGATTTTAACCATGTAAATATTAAAGAAGTAGAAAACTTAGCAAATGGAAATATTTCGGGGAGAGTTAAAAGATAA
- a CDS encoding GspE/PulE family protein translates to MQSFYDFLINQYQIPTKAQVKLFNLTQNENLKSLIDFIKTKNIISEKNLLTAMANYFDFKLYKDFKIKNNKIELPLLELEQVEKYKIIIINKTKSLISFGTLYPPDLFLEEKLKFKFKVQVKFYLMSKKEFYQLKDSIYSSYFKVDQQELLKEFSDFKKIDSRDIDSLKNIVEDAPIVKLLNKILTEAIAVKASDIHLEKKENYFKIRYRVDGILKTYYKLPVKISAAVISRIKIISAMDITIRHLPQDGKMEFKFQGAIYDIRTSVIPTIYGEKAVLRLLLRNENLLQVKELNFSKHNLKRFKQILKFNSGIILVSGPTGSGKTTTLFSILNELATEKNNIITVENPVEYKLDLLNQIEINKAQGLKFPIILRSILRQDPDIIMIGEIRDQETAQIAVRAAVTGHLVLSTIHTVDSISAVIRLIDMGIPPYLISSTLNAVIAQRLLLKLCSNCKEKIRLQPKYKTIFKEKDINYSYQPVGCKKCNDGHLGRIPTAEILIINNQIRNIINQNSNYSKLKQAAVASGMMTLAQSSLEKLKNGIVAKDELLRVINFSA, encoded by the coding sequence ATGCAAAGCTTTTATGATTTTTTAATTAATCAATATCAAATTCCAACTAAAGCCCAAGTAAAGTTATTTAATTTAACTCAAAATGAAAATTTAAAAAGTTTAATTGATTTTATTAAAACCAAAAACATAATTTCAGAAAAGAATTTGTTAACAGCAATGGCTAATTATTTTGATTTTAAATTATATAAAGATTTTAAAATAAAAAATAATAAAATTGAATTACCTCTTTTAGAATTAGAACAAGTAGAAAAATATAAAATTATAATAATTAATAAAACAAAATCACTGATTTCTTTTGGCACTCTTTATCCTCCAGATTTATTTTTAGAAGAGAAATTAAAGTTTAAATTCAAAGTGCAAGTTAAATTTTATTTAATGTCAAAAAAAGAATTTTATCAACTAAAAGATTCTATTTATAGCAGTTATTTTAAAGTTGATCAACAGGAATTATTAAAAGAATTTAGTGATTTCAAAAAAATTGATAGTAGAGACATTGATAGTCTTAAAAATATAGTGGAAGATGCTCCAATTGTTAAATTATTAAATAAGATTTTAACAGAAGCAATAGCTGTAAAAGCAAGTGATATACATTTAGAAAAAAAAGAAAATTATTTTAAAATTAGATATAGAGTTGATGGTATTTTAAAAACTTATTATAAATTACCAGTTAAAATTTCTGCTGCTGTTATTTCACGCATCAAAATTATTTCTGCAATGGATATAACAATTAGGCATTTACCCCAAGATGGAAAAATGGAATTTAAATTCCAGGGAGCTATTTATGATATCAGAACTTCTGTAATTCCTACAATTTATGGAGAAAAGGCAGTTTTGAGATTATTATTGAGAAATGAAAACTTATTACAAGTTAAAGAATTAAATTTTAGTAAACATAATTTAAAAAGATTTAAGCAAATTTTGAAATTTAATTCAGGTATTATTTTAGTCTCTGGGCCAACAGGAAGTGGGAAAACAACTACTTTATTTTCAATTTTAAATGAATTAGCCACAGAAAAAAATAATATTATTACTGTTGAAAATCCAGTTGAATATAAACTTGATTTATTAAATCAAATAGAGATAAATAAAGCTCAAGGATTAAAATTCCCAATAATTTTAAGATCAATTTTAAGACAAGATCCAGATATTATAATGATTGGAGAGATTAGAGATCAAGAAACAGCTCAAATTGCTGTCAGAGCTGCAGTTACAGGTCATTTGGTTTTAAGTACTATTCATACAGTAGATAGTATATCAGCTGTAATTCGCTTAATAGATATGGGAATACCACCTTATTTAATCAGCAGTACTTTAAATGCAGTTATTGCTCAAAGGTTATTACTTAAGCTTTGCTCTAACTGCAAAGAAAAAATAAGACTTCAGCCCAAATATAAAACGATATTTAAAGAAAAAGATATAAATTATAGTTATCAGCCTGTAGGCTGTAAAAAATGTAATGATGGTCATTTAGGCAGAATACCTACAGCTGAAATTTTAATTATAAATAATCAAATTAGAAATATAATTAATCAAAATTCTAACTATTCTAAATTAAAACAAGCAGCAGTGGCTTCAGGAATGATGACTTTAGCTCAATCCTCTCTTGAAAAATTAAAAAATGGAATTGTTGCAAAAGATGAGCTTTTGAGAGTAATAAATTTCAGTGCCTAA